Below is a genomic region from Bradyrhizobium sp. 1(2017).
CAGCGCCAAGCATGTCGAGGCGCGGATCTGGGCGATCTGGCACCAGACCCCAAGCGATACTGCGGCGCTTTTGATGGCGCGGGCAAAGACCGCCGTGGACGCGCAGAAGATCGAAATCGCGATCAAGCTCCTGGATTCGGTCATCAAGCTCCGGCCTGATTACATCGAGGCCTGGAACCGGCGCGCGACGCTGTATTACATGCAGAACGATTATGGCCGCTCGCTCGCCGACATCCAGCAAGTGCTGATCCGCGAGCCGCGCCATTTCGGTGCGCTCGCCGGGCTCGGCATGATCATGCAGGAGGTCGGCGACGAGAAGCGCGCGCTGGATGCCTACCGCAAGGCGCTCGCCGTCAATCCGCACCTCGAGAAGATCCCCGACCAGGTCAAATCGCTGACCGAGAAGGTCGAAGGCCGCGACATCTAGCGGCTAAGTTGATCATTTCCTGAATGATTGCGGCCGGTGCAGATTAACCACGTCCGAAGGCGCGGCGTCTTGAGCACTATTGCCAGAGCCGAAGCGGGCCTACCTGCATGGCAGGAGCACAGCCATGAAGCGTTCGATCTTTGCAGGTATTTTGCTGCTCGCGTCGGGGACGGCGAGTCTCGCCGACGGATTGTTCTGGGTGGTGGGCGACCGCGCCACCGGCAAGTGCAACATCGTGACGAGCAATCCCGTGA
It encodes:
- a CDS encoding tetratricopeptide repeat protein, with the protein product MAMRFPFARILCLALVLGAAGLTPALAQQIEPPPAPGKPKKLPEAPAKLPKVDRTKNLDFLFGALKAAPDEVSAKHVEARIWAIWHQTPSDTAALLMARAKTAVDAQKIEIAIKLLDSVIKLRPDYIEAWNRRATLYYMQNDYGRSLADIQQVLIREPRHFGALAGLGMIMQEVGDEKRALDAYRKALAVNPHLEKIPDQVKSLTEKVEGRDI